The DNA region CCACAAGAGGCACAAAAGACGTTGACCATTCAGTCATTTAGTCGTATAACTTGATCATATGCGAAAATCCAGTtataatggaaaaaaatttgagcATCAGATCAATCCAATTTACTCAGAACGACCAATATGTGAGGGTGACGTTAATTGTTCGCAATCACCCAATAAAATTTAATAATCCcgataaaattattcaatttgaatGGAATATAAATTGATGCCAACAGTTCACATTAGTATTGTTACCTTTGCCGTGCGAAACGAAATAGTTATGGAACTTCGTTCATTTCTTTTCAGTGAGTATTTCATTATTCTAACAATTATTGATGAATAATAATcgaatattcatatatttttttattctggtTGATATTTTACATGGGAAGTATTTAATGAGCATAATCATTGCATTTTTCAGTATTTCACATCATTTTAGCGGCATCTGGTTCCTTCGGTTTGGGGAACTATTATGATTTCGATTTGGAGGAAAAAAGATGTGACTGtattattcgtctgatctacgATCCAGTCTGTGGTTCTGATGGGAGAACGTATGGTAATGAAGACAAACTCTACTGCAGGCAAAAATGCCACGATCCAGGTTTGTACATGTTTCAAAACATGGATTGTTGAAacgtttcattttcattcatggCAAAGCTTTGGTCGTCATATgtcaaaaatgaagattttcacaGTCCAGCAGTAAAACGTTTTGAATGCATTGCTTTCTAATTAATCATTTCGATGAAGAACTCCTTCTATCTTGAAACACTCAATACTCCTATATAGTATGTAACCCGTAGATCTCTTATGTTACAGTCAATGTGTGAATATCACTCTGAAAATGGTGTAAAATTCGAATCTCACCCTATTATTGAAACAGTTCGTCTTCATAATATTTCTGCAGATCTTTTGCATGGTAACCTCTACATTGGTTATCTCCAGAAACGTATTGGTTGCAAAGTTTAAAGATTCAATTTTTAAAGAAATACTACAACCTTCAGCATTGGGAATGTAATTTTCCACGAACTAGCTTTTGTTTATGAAAGAATTACTGCAAGAGAGTCATTGAAATCGATGGAGAAGAAGTACCTAATCATATTCATCGAATTCTTATTTCAGATTTAACACTTGCTTATGAAGGTGAATGTATGATACAATACTTACTATAAGGACACGAGGAACACTGAACACACAACTGATGGTAGCtataatgaaactgaatttattcgaatccttcGGACATTGGGAACTGtcaaaaacaaattaattcaatcAAATATGAAAATTGTTATATATTAAAGGAATATTATGGAAAATCAACAGTTTAGTGAAGCTCACGAGAGTCTTGTCTCGTTTTCAAGACGAGACttatgcccgttttcaccaacgatccctaaacAAGCCCCTATCTAAGTATTCCTTAGCTCTAGGGAGTACCTAACTCTACCCTTAATATAAATTCGTTTTCACCGTGCAAAGGTACACTTTGTTAAGGAATACTTATCTAGGGAATGCATAGGAGCTCGTAGCTACGAAATTTGGCTACGAGGGTACAGACGTAAATGGTTCACCGAATCGCACGATTTTTTATGTCTTGCAAACAATTTCCGTTTATATTCTCCTGAAATATTCCAATGTCCTGTGCCTTATATTCATTGTTTCCCTGTAATGAATTAAAAAGAAATGTATTTCATATcagatttcaacattttttcgaaaatataagGATCTGTGCTCGTGACATTGACCTGTCGTTGTAGTTTGACGTCaaaaatattaagtttttgagagAAATTACGGAAGTATCTGGTTTTTAAATTCGAGTTATCATGGAAAGAGAAAATACCAGTGAGCTTTCGTAGAATGCATAGTACTCCGCTGTACACATTCACACCCACATAACACTGGATTATGTGATCTATCTAAAAACAGAAAGTGGAAGTGGATATCTTCGAAAAATGTTTCGaattcatttcataataaaGTTCCAGTACACGTAAAATTCTTGGCAGAATCTTGACAAAGAAGTTAGATCAAAAAAGGAGTTACCTCGGGAGTtacctatatgaaatattccaaatggaaagattcatgagaagaaaagatGTATTCCAGAATGTGttcatgtttttgaataatgtgAAGTTTGAAAGATGAGAATGAAACAAAGTGgtatattttttcttggattGAATGCTATATTGGGAAACACTCTTGAAACATATTTCAACAACAGTTGAAGTATTTTTATGTGAAGTGTTAATGTCGATTAGCCAACTTTCAGTACTCTCCTTAAgcatatcaataaaaaattctgatttctatatattgttcaatattttttccaaatattcaattttttatttataataattcACCCAAGTTACTTTCTATAAGAAGAAATGGAAAAAACTCTAAGCATCAGATTAATCCAAGTTTACTTAGAACGACCAATATGTGTGGGTGTACCTTATTATACCCAATAAAATTTAATTATCCCGATAAAACCATTGAATTTAAGTGAAATATAAATTGATGCTATCAGTTTACATTTGTATTGTTACCTTCGCCGTGCGAACAGAAATGGTTATGAAACTGCGTTTGTTTCTTTTCAGTGAGTATTTCATTATTCTATCaattatttatgaataatagtcaaatatataaaatgtaaaatatattttacatgAGGAGAATTTAATGGGCATaatcaatatatttttcagtatttcacATCATTTTAGCGGCAACTGGTTCTTTCGGTTCGAGAGACTATCATGATTTAGATTCGGCCAATGGAAAATCATGTTATTGTCGTGTGCGTTATATCCGCAGACCAGTCTGTGGTTCTGATGGGAGAACGTATGATAATGAAGACAGTCTCTCCTGCAGGAAAAAATGCTACGATCCAGGTTTGTACATGTTTCAAAACATGGATTGTTGAAAcgtttcattttcattaatgGCAAAGCTTAGGTCGTCATATgtcaaaaatgaagattttcacaGTCCAGCACTAAAACGTTTTGAATGCATTGCTTTCTAATTAATCATTTCGATGAAGAACTCCTTCTATCTTGGAACACTCAATACTCTTATATAGTATGTAACCTGTAGATCTCTTATGTTACAATCAATGTGTAAATATCACAATatgaaaatggtgtaaaatTCGAATCTCACCCTATTATTGAAATAGTTCGTCTTCATAATATTTCTGCAGATCTTTTGCATGGTAACCCCTACATTGTTTATCTCCAGAAACGTATTAGTTGGAAAGTTTAAAGATTCAATTTTTAAAGAAATATTACAACCTTCAGCATTGAGAATGTAATTTTCCATGAACTAGCTTTTGTTTATGAAAGGATTACTGCAAGAGAGTCATTGAAATCGATGGAGAAGAAGTACCTAATCATAATCATCGAATTCTTATTTCAGGTTTAACAATTGCTTATGAAGGTAAATGTAGAGGAAATTAACAGAATATAAGGACACGAGGAACAATGAACAACTGATGGTAGTTATAGTGAAACTAAATTCATTCGAATCCTTCAGACATTGGGATCTGTCAAAAACAGATTAATTCAATCAAATGTGAAAATTGTTATATAATAaaggaatattatgaaaaatcaacagtttaGTGAAGCTCACGAGAGTCTTGTCTCGTTTTCAGGACGAGAATTGATATTCCGTCGAGAATTTACTGAAGTCTCGTCTCATCTCGCAGATAATGCATCTGGATCTCGTACGAGAATCTCGAGGTGGCCTCGGAAGTTTTTCTTCCTAATTTGAAAACTGTGGAATCATTTCTTGGTATTCATATAACTTTTTCCTACGGTACGTGGAGTACACAGTACTCCTATACCAGATACCATGCCGGGCATCTCGGAAATATCAAACTAGGGAAACTATAATTCCATAAAATTGTTGTTCCAACAATGCGAGCCTATCATGCACAAgcgtaggaaatcccagagaagttgaaaacatctaaacacaACTGTAGACCTGTTTctggatcattgtccctcatcagtacagtacagtattaattatacagggtaattTCATTAATTGTTGTATCCCAATACtgagaataaacctacaaaaagattgGAAAAAAacatcggtgcgatcaaacccTAATTaattagggctacttgcgactgtgtgccctcctgtgactgaagaggcccaggcgtgacctacagatccttccacactccgggcatatgcatagtcaccaaccagatctggccaccgctgtattcttctcgagtctccattataactgtggaccaaaaacCTCCACTGCGATCTATCTAACTCTAGTTTTTCCcaattatgattggcattaactgatttagGGTTGATGCAGTTTATCCTTAAACCGTTCATACTGACCCCTGGTTTCGGAGCtcattctgtgaattcgccataaagAGCTTTTTCGGGgaatcttgtgtcttgcatcctcagaatgtcgCCGCACCATCTGAGTtcggctctcgttacttgagtctcaattgttatacaactcgcgcgctgcaagactactgcatttgaaactttgtggaaccatctgatgtgcattatttgttaAGACAAGACGTCATCTAACACAAAAGACGTTGACCATCGAGTCATTTAGTCATATACTCAACAAGTCCTGTTCTCCAAACTTGATTACTATCTGCAACAATCCAATTATAATGGAAAAAACTCTAAGCATCAGATTAATCCAAGTTTACTTAGAACGACCAATATGTGTGGGTGTACCTTATTATACGCAATCACCCAGTAAAATTTAATAATcctgattcatttaatttatgTGAAATATAAATTGATGCTATCAGTTTACATTTGTATTGTTACCTTTGCCGTGCGAACAGAAATGGTTATGCAACTGCGTTTGTTTCTTTTCAGTGAGTATTTCATTATACAAACAATTATCGATGAATAAAAGTCAAATATATAAAATgttaaatatattttacatGAGGAGAATTTAATGGGCATaatcaatatatttttcagtatttcacATCATTTTAGCGGCATCTGGTTCCTTCGGTTCGGGACACTATCATGATTTAGATTTGGCCAATGGAAAACCATGTCATTGTACTGTGCGTTTGAGCAGTTTGGTCTACAGCCCAGTCTGTGGTTCTGATGGGAGAACGTATGATAATCAATACAAACTCGACTGCATGAAAAAATGCACAGCACCAGGTTTGTACATATTGTTTGAAATCATGGATTGTTGAaaccttttattttcattaatggCAAAGCTTAGGTCGTCATAtgtcaaaaattgagattttcacagTCCAGCAGTAAAACGTTCTGAATGCATTGCTTTCTAATTAATCATTTCGATGAAGAACTTCTTCTATCTTGGAACACTCAATCCTCCTACATAGTATGTAACCTATAGATCTCTCATGTTACAATCAATGTGTAAATATCACTCTGAAAATGGTGTTAAATTCGAATCTCACCCTATTATTGAAACAGTTCGTCCTCATAATATGTCTGCAGATCTTTTGCATGTAATTTTCCACGAACTAGcttttgatataaaaattactGCGAGAATGTCTTTGTAATCGATGAAAACGAATTACCTTATCATAATCATCGAACTCTTATTTCAGGTTTAACAATTGCTTATGAAGGTATATGTAGAGGAAATTAACAGAATATAAGGACACGAGGAACACTGAACAACTGATGGTAGTTATAGTGAAACTAAATTCATTCGAATACTTCAGGCATTGGGAACTGTGAAAAACAGATTAATTCAATCAAATATGGAAATTGTCATATAATAAAGGAATATTATGGAAAATCAACAGTTTAGTGAAGCTCACGAGAGTCTTGTCTCGTTTTCAGGACGAGACTTGATATTCCGTCGAGAATTTACTGAAGTCTGAAGTCGACTTTCGttggacggtaaaaatccggttAGTGTGCTAGCAACTGCTACGGATAAAATATCGAccgattttattccgggccgtccaaaatcggtgtgtgtgcaactaggcttacaggtatactcatgtcagcaactATCGAGACAGCTGtggtgaaaatattgaacagtaaaggcgctgaCACGCAACCTTTTTTCATTCTTGACTTGATTAAGAAATGTTCGGTTgaagagccattatgctgtattctagcggtgttgttggtatggaggcttttacacactgctaagaatttttcgggtactccaaggcgtcccatgattttccatagcgctctccgattcaccacgtcgaaggccttacttaaatcgatataggctgtatagatccttgatttttgttcacgggccttctcttgcaccTGTCGCAGTGTTAAATTATACTGTCTTCGTagccgagatacaggatgttttatgaattttacTCGTTTctttctgtggtcaatttgtTCAACGGAGTTGAATCCGGTGGAGGACTGTCCTTGCTCCACCATGGAAATATACTTCAAATTGCTTGCTGAGGGGTACAAGAGGCACAAAAGACGTTGACCATCGAGTCATTTAGTCATTTACTCAACAAGTCCTAATTTCCAAACTTGATTACTATCTGCAACAATCCATTTATAATGGAAAAAACTCTGAGCATCAGATTAATCCTCGGATTAATCCAAGTTTACTTAGAACGACCAATATGTGTGGGTGTACCTTATTGTACGCAATCGCCCAATAAAATTTAATAATCCTTGTAAAACCATTCAATTTGAAGGGAATATAAATTGATGCCAACAGTTCTTATTTGTATTGTTACCTTTGCCGTGCGAAACGAAATAGTTATGGAACTTCGTTTGTTTCTTTTCAGTGAGTATTTCATTAATCTATCGATTATTGATGAATAATAGTCAAATATATGAAATGTAAAATATATTTCACATGAGGAGAATTTAATGGGCATaatcaatatatttttcagtatttcacATCATTTTAGCGGCAACTGGTTCTTTCGGTTCGGGAGACTATCATGATTTAGATTTGGCCAATAAAAAATCATGTCAATGTACTATGCGTATGAACTACAGCCCAGTCTGTGGTTCTGATGGGAAAACGTATGGTAATGAAGACAAACTCTACTGCAGGCAAGAATGCTACGATCCAGGTTTGTACATGTTTCACAACATAGATTGTTGAAACGTCTCATTTTCATTAATGGCAAAACTTTGGTCGTCATATGTCAAATATTAAGATTTTCACAGTCCAGCAGTAAAACTTTCTG from Coccinella septempunctata chromosome 1, icCocSept1.1, whole genome shotgun sequence includes:
- the LOC123317428 gene encoding turripeptide Lol9.1-like codes for the protein MVMKLRLFLFIFHIILAASGSFGSGHYHDLDLANGKPCHCTVRLSSLVYSPVCGSDGRTYDNQYKLDCMKKCTAPGLTIAYEGICRGN
- the LOC123317443 gene encoding serine protease inhibitor dipetalogastin-like yields the protein MPTVLICIVTFAVRNEIVMELRLFLFIFHIILAATGSFGSGDYHDLDLANKKSCQCTMRMNYSPVCGSDGKTYGNEDKLYCRQECYDPGLTIAYEGKCRGN